The Gemmatimonadaceae bacterium genome includes a window with the following:
- a CDS encoding acyl-CoA dehydrogenase family protein — MSGAAVTAVVSGLRALLDGPALAVEALVLRDGWVAALPALRELRREVQRMGAWAPHLPVADGGLGLSLVEFARVSEVLGRSPIGHWLCNCQAPDIGNMELLHGHADAALRARWLVPLLRGEIRSCFSMTEPEHAGSNPVWMSTRAVRDGDEYVIDGHKWFSTGADGAAFTVVMAVTDADGPPRARASMILVPCETPGFRLVENTMVMGERGGDHMSHAEVRFDGVRVPVSNRIGREGQGFELAQARLGPGRVHHCMRWIGICERAFDLMCTQAVCRELSPGESLARKDTVQHWVAESRAEIDAARLLVLEAAQALETRGPAGAREQIAAIKFFTAGVLQRVLDRAIQVHGAKGLTNATPLAFWWAHERGARIYDGPDEVHKQSLGRAILKRYVPT; from the coding sequence ATGAGCGGCGCGGCCGTGACGGCGGTGGTGTCAGGGTTGCGCGCGCTGCTGGACGGGCCGGCGCTGGCAGTGGAGGCGCTGGTGCTGCGCGACGGTTGGGTGGCGGCGCTGCCCGCGCTGCGTGAGCTGCGGCGCGAGGTGCAGCGGATGGGCGCGTGGGCGCCGCACCTGCCGGTGGCGGATGGCGGGCTGGGGCTGTCGCTGGTCGAGTTCGCGCGGGTGAGCGAGGTGCTGGGCCGGTCGCCGATCGGGCACTGGCTGTGCAACTGCCAGGCGCCGGACATCGGCAACATGGAGCTGCTGCACGGCCACGCCGATGCCGCGCTGCGGGCGCGCTGGCTGGTGCCGCTGCTGCGCGGTGAGATCCGGAGCTGCTTCTCGATGACGGAGCCGGAGCACGCGGGATCGAACCCGGTGTGGATGTCCACGCGCGCGGTGCGGGATGGCGACGAGTACGTGATCGACGGCCACAAGTGGTTCAGCACCGGTGCCGACGGTGCGGCGTTCACGGTGGTGATGGCGGTGACCGACGCCGACGGCCCGCCGCGCGCGCGCGCGTCGATGATCCTGGTGCCGTGCGAGACGCCGGGCTTCCGCCTCGTCGAGAACACGATGGTGATGGGTGAGCGCGGCGGTGACCACATGTCACACGCGGAGGTGCGCTTCGACGGGGTGCGGGTGCCGGTGTCGAACCGCATCGGGCGCGAGGGGCAGGGCTTCGAGCTGGCGCAGGCGCGGCTGGGGCCGGGCCGGGTGCACCACTGCATGCGGTGGATCGGGATCTGCGAGCGCGCGTTCGACCTGATGTGCACGCAGGCGGTGTGTCGCGAGCTGTCACCCGGCGAGTCACTGGCGCGGAAGGACACGGTGCAGCACTGGGTGGCCGAGTCGCGTGCCGAGATCGATGCCGCGCGGCTGCTGGTGCTGGAGGCTGCGCAGGCGCTCGAGACGCGCGGCCCCGCGGGGGCGAGGGAGCAGATCGCGGCGATCAAGTTCTTCACGGCCGGCGTGCTGCAGCGGGTGCTGGACCGCGCGATCCAGGTGCATGGCGCGAAGGGGCTCACGAATGCCACGCCGCTCGCCTTCTGGTGGGCACACGAGCGGGGCGCCCGCATCTACGACGGCCCGGACGAGGTGCACAAGCAGTCCCTGGGCCGTGCCATCCTGAAACGGTACGTGCCAACGTGA
- a CDS encoding SDR family oxidoreductase, translating into MASPSASPFSLAGKTALVTGASRGIGLAIAQAFARAGANVILNARTPEVLAAAVASITAEGHAAVGLPMNAGWPEQAPALIEAAVAQFGALDILVNNAAANPVYGPVELATPAVFTKIMNVNVHAPFELAKAARAHLPARGGGSIINMSSIGGRSPEPGLGIYSVSKAALLSLTQVLAMEWGADHITVNAICPGLIRTDFSSALWKDASVLEHMLRSQPIKRIGEGADIAAMALYLASDAARFTTGATFTVDGGYLA; encoded by the coding sequence ATGGCATCGCCGTCCGCATCGCCCTTCTCGCTCGCCGGCAAGACTGCGCTGGTCACGGGCGCGTCGCGGGGCATCGGGCTGGCGATCGCGCAGGCGTTCGCCCGTGCCGGCGCGAACGTGATCCTGAATGCGCGGACGCCGGAGGTGCTGGCGGCGGCCGTGGCGTCGATCACGGCCGAGGGGCACGCAGCGGTTGGGCTCCCGATGAATGCGGGGTGGCCGGAACAGGCACCGGCACTCATCGAGGCGGCCGTGGCGCAGTTCGGCGCGCTGGACATCCTGGTGAACAACGCGGCGGCGAACCCGGTGTACGGCCCGGTGGAGCTGGCGACGCCGGCGGTGTTCACGAAGATCATGAACGTGAACGTGCACGCACCTTTCGAGCTGGCGAAGGCGGCGCGCGCGCACCTGCCGGCGCGCGGGGGGGGCTCGATCATCAACATGTCGAGCATCGGGGGACGGTCACCGGAGCCTGGCCTGGGGATCTACAGCGTGAGCAAGGCTGCGCTGCTGAGCCTCACGCAGGTGCTGGCGATGGAGTGGGGTGCCGACCACATCACGGTCAACGCGATCTGCCCGGGCCTGATCCGCACCGACTTCAGCTCGGCGCTGTGGAAGGACGCGTCGGTGCTGGAGCACATGCTGCGCTCGCAGCCGATCAAGCGGATCGGCGAGGGCGCCGACATTGCCGCGATGGCGCTGTACCTGGCCAGTGATGCGGCGCGGTTCACGACCGGGGCGACGTTCACCGTGGACGGGGGCTACCTGGCATGA
- a CDS encoding YbjQ family protein, translated as MTTTAFTIEGYRVTKTMGIVRGIVVRSRSVFGTGLGKLQSLVGGNVGAFTKLCEETRGAAFDMMVSHAGHLGANAVIGVRYDATEIMPGVTEVLCYGTAVFVDPDGSAARWQSAG; from the coding sequence ATGACGACGACGGCCTTCACGATCGAGGGCTACCGGGTCACGAAGACAATGGGAATCGTGCGGGGGATCGTGGTCCGGTCGCGCTCGGTGTTCGGCACCGGGCTCGGCAAGCTGCAGAGCCTGGTTGGTGGCAACGTGGGCGCCTTCACCAAGCTCTGCGAGGAGACACGTGGCGCGGCGTTCGACATGATGGTGAGCCATGCCGGCCACCTTGGCGCCAACGCCGTGATCGGCGTGCGCTACGACGCCACCGAGATCATGCCCGGGGTGACGGAGGTGCTGTGCTACGGAACGGCGGTGTTCGTGGATCCGGACGGGAGCGCGGCGCGCTGGCAGTCGGCCGGCTGA
- a CDS encoding deoxynucleoside kinase produces the protein MPPKSMLLAVAGMVGTGKTTLTRALAARFGLQMALESVDDDNPWLTPYYGPEPGAQQRYALRLQLHFLATRFHAMRMMRKRGGGWILDRTWYEDAEIFAHGLFESGVMTRDEFELYDRLYAELLTGPAARPPRLLIYLHGALDHITARITQRGREAERDMPPAYWGALHARYERWIAAFGRCPVLRLDIRDYDLVTDPEAVDSIAAAIRRRLEPELPQTELWPG, from the coding sequence ATGCCGCCGAAGAGCATGCTCCTCGCCGTTGCCGGCATGGTCGGCACCGGCAAAACCACGCTCACGCGCGCGCTGGCCGCCCGGTTCGGCCTGCAGATGGCACTCGAATCGGTGGACGACGACAATCCCTGGCTGACCCCGTACTACGGACCCGAGCCCGGGGCGCAGCAACGCTACGCCCTGCGGCTGCAGCTGCATTTTCTCGCTACCCGCTTCCACGCCATGCGCATGATGCGCAAGCGCGGCGGCGGCTGGATCCTGGACCGGACCTGGTACGAGGACGCCGAGATCTTCGCCCACGGCCTGTTCGAATCGGGCGTGATGACCCGCGACGAGTTCGAGCTGTACGACCGGTTGTATGCCGAGCTGCTCACCGGCCCGGCAGCGCGGCCACCCCGCCTCCTGATCTACCTGCACGGCGCACTGGACCACATCACCGCCCGCATCACCCAGCGCGGGCGCGAGGCGGAGCGCGACATGCCGCCGGCCTACTGGGGGGCGCTGCACGCCCGCTATGAGCGCTGGATCGCCGCCTTTGGGCGCTGCCCCGTCCTCCGGCTCGACATCCGCGACTACGACCTCGTCACCGACCCCGAGGCCGTCGACTCCATCGCCGCGGCGATCCGGCGTCGCCTCGAACCCGAGCTCCCGCAGACCGAGCTCTGGCCCGGTTGA
- a CDS encoding DinB family protein: protein MTLPADEHTFARPAAGTYGEFYHKYVTLVPDGDLRRLLPVIFDANYRVLREVPAALERHRYAPGKWSVREAVGHMVDTERVFAYRALRIARGDTTPLPGFDENQFVAHARYDDLPLEQTLGELMAVHAATILLFENMADEAWDRIGTASNHPIGVRALAYIIAGHELHHMNIFRERYGIPAE, encoded by the coding sequence GTGACGCTGCCGGCTGACGAGCACACGTTCGCACGTCCGGCGGCGGGCACCTACGGCGAGTTCTATCACAAGTACGTGACGCTGGTGCCGGACGGTGACCTGCGGCGGTTGCTGCCGGTGATCTTCGACGCGAACTACCGGGTGCTGCGCGAGGTGCCGGCGGCGCTGGAACGGCATCGCTATGCGCCGGGCAAGTGGTCGGTGCGGGAGGCGGTGGGCCACATGGTGGATACCGAACGGGTGTTCGCCTACCGCGCGCTGCGCATCGCGCGTGGAGACACGACGCCGCTGCCGGGGTTCGACGAGAACCAGTTCGTGGCCCATGCGCGCTACGACGACCTGCCGCTGGAGCAGACGCTGGGCGAGCTGATGGCGGTGCACGCGGCGACGATCCTGCTCTTCGAGAACATGGCCGACGAGGCGTGGGACCGGATCGGCACGGCGTCGAACCACCCGATCGGCGTGCGGGCGCTGGCCTACATCATCGCGGGGCACGAGTTGCACCACATGAACATCTTCCGCGAGCGGTACGGCATCCCTGCGGAGTGA
- a CDS encoding phosphotransferase family protein, with the protein MIVPNEEVDTDKLREWLRGSGFADVHERTVVMAQRLPGGYSNLTYDLKVGSGAAARHVVLRRPPVGVTADRGAHDMCREFRVLRTVHGTGVPVPEPIALCEDESVLGAKFFLMSKVEGVAVRRLSDAPALRDEAEMRRMSEACVDAMAALHELPVTETPLYDAERAATYGARQVANWHARWSAACPPDLRADDAEFVFEWLRAYLPEPIAPALLHNDWKFDNLLVDPVQPSRITGVLDWEMATVGDPRFDLATSLGYWVQPDDPAMLQALALGVTNAPGCLTRAEVVARYAVARGVPIEDPVYWWAFGLAKVGVIVVQLYARYVAGTTRDPRYALLGGMATLLMSTARSAIERQSLSTS; encoded by the coding sequence GTGATCGTCCCGAACGAAGAAGTCGACACCGACAAGTTGCGCGAGTGGCTGCGTGGAAGCGGGTTCGCCGACGTGCACGAGCGGACGGTGGTGATGGCGCAGCGGCTGCCCGGGGGGTACTCGAACCTCACGTACGACCTGAAGGTCGGCAGTGGTGCGGCGGCGCGGCACGTGGTGCTGCGGCGTCCACCGGTGGGCGTGACGGCGGATCGTGGTGCACACGACATGTGCCGCGAGTTCCGGGTGCTGCGCACGGTGCATGGCACGGGCGTGCCGGTGCCGGAGCCGATCGCGCTGTGCGAGGACGAATCGGTGCTGGGCGCGAAGTTCTTCCTGATGTCGAAGGTGGAGGGGGTGGCGGTGCGCCGCCTGTCGGATGCGCCGGCGCTGCGGGACGAGGCGGAGATGCGCCGGATGAGCGAGGCGTGCGTGGACGCGATGGCGGCCCTGCACGAGCTGCCAGTGACGGAGACGCCGCTGTACGACGCCGAGCGCGCGGCCACGTACGGTGCACGCCAGGTGGCGAACTGGCATGCGCGCTGGAGCGCGGCGTGCCCGCCGGACCTCCGCGCCGACGATGCAGAGTTCGTGTTCGAGTGGCTGCGCGCCTACCTGCCGGAGCCGATCGCGCCGGCGCTGCTGCACAACGACTGGAAGTTCGACAACCTGCTGGTGGATCCGGTGCAGCCGTCGCGCATCACCGGCGTGCTGGACTGGGAGATGGCGACGGTGGGCGACCCGCGCTTCGACCTCGCGACGTCACTGGGGTACTGGGTGCAGCCCGACGACCCGGCGATGCTGCAGGCGCTGGCGCTCGGCGTGACGAATGCGCCGGGGTGCCTGACGCGCGCCGAGGTGGTGGCACGGTACGCGGTGGCGCGCGGCGTGCCGATCGAGGACCCGGTGTACTGGTGGGCCTTCGGGCTGGCGAAGGTCGGCGTGATTGTCGTGCAGCTCTACGCGCGGTACGTGGCGGGGACGACGCGTGATCCGCGGTATGCGCTGCTGGGTGGGATGGCGACGCTGCTGATGTCCACGGCGCGGTCAGCAATCGAGCGGCAGTCGCTGTCGACGAGCTGA
- a CDS encoding PAS domain S-box protein, whose amino-acid sequence MSDLILPLAAAPAPATRPTQAGGGLDAYAIFDAIADIVCITGLDGTLRFLNRAGRDLLGFAIDDVALAGTIFPVHTPAARALLLDEVIGAAIATGEVTVDTALQAADGRQFPATQTVLAPRDTELGGDPVLTIIIRNVGIERHVTPQVAESQRLFELIARRTPDLMYLYDPADERLVWVNRCVHAFLGGVERDARTLSRRELLRLVHPADRRTLRESGARMTGAYGEGDVVGTAFRARTPGGIWRWMHTRLSVFSRRESGEPLLMVGVTTDITAQKRAEERLEAARDAASASAQLAHDFVARLGSEVRAVLHAVAGNTAEVLADRDRRLTTRELSLLSQVMDDSARLLGVASDVGDYAAIEAGGLVLVHEPTDLAQLLRTAVAAFADHPAASWATITTVLPAGTARLLTDPSRLRQALSQLLGEVLLTTRRRLTVALVTADDGALPAAIEILADVDGPVEFLADAPAPFPAQGSCAEQARARGGDGLGLALTHVLCETLGCHLQAAVPTAGGGCAFRIVLPAPSKAARLAAEFPAQPGLNVSGNAGRENSVL is encoded by the coding sequence GTGAGCGACCTGATCCTTCCCCTCGCGGCGGCGCCAGCACCCGCCACCAGACCGACGCAGGCCGGCGGCGGTCTCGACGCATACGCGATCTTCGACGCGATTGCCGACATCGTCTGCATCACCGGGCTGGATGGAACGCTTCGCTTCCTCAATCGCGCCGGCCGTGACCTGCTCGGCTTCGCCATCGATGACGTGGCGCTGGCCGGCACGATCTTCCCGGTGCACACGCCGGCCGCACGCGCGCTGCTGCTGGACGAGGTGATCGGGGCCGCGATCGCCACCGGCGAGGTCACCGTGGACACCGCCCTCCAGGCGGCAGACGGACGCCAGTTCCCGGCCACGCAGACCGTGCTCGCCCCGCGCGACACCGAACTCGGCGGCGATCCCGTCCTCACCATCATCATTCGTAACGTCGGCATCGAGCGCCACGTTACGCCGCAGGTGGCCGAGAGCCAGCGGCTCTTCGAGCTGATCGCACGTCGCACGCCGGATCTCATGTACCTGTACGATCCCGCAGACGAGCGCCTGGTCTGGGTGAATCGCTGCGTCCACGCCTTCCTCGGCGGCGTCGAGCGCGACGCCCGCACCCTCAGCCGCCGCGAGCTGCTGCGACTCGTGCACCCCGCCGATCGCCGCACGCTCCGCGAGAGCGGTGCCCGCATGACCGGTGCCTACGGCGAGGGCGATGTGGTCGGCACCGCCTTCCGCGCGCGAACCCCCGGCGGCATCTGGCGCTGGATGCACACGCGCCTGAGCGTCTTCAGCCGGCGCGAATCGGGCGAGCCCCTGCTGATGGTCGGTGTCACCACCGACATCACGGCGCAGAAGCGGGCCGAGGAGCGTCTCGAGGCGGCCCGCGATGCGGCGAGCGCGTCGGCGCAGCTCGCGCACGACTTCGTCGCGCGACTCGGCAGCGAAGTGCGCGCTGTCCTCCACGCGGTCGCGGGCAACACCGCCGAGGTCCTCGCCGATCGCGACCGACGGCTCACGACACGCGAGCTCTCGCTGCTGTCGCAGGTGATGGACGACAGCGCGCGGCTGCTCGGCGTCGCGTCCGACGTGGGTGACTACGCCGCCATCGAAGCCGGTGGCCTGGTCCTCGTGCACGAACCAACCGACCTCGCGCAGCTCCTCCGCACCGCGGTCGCCGCCTTTGCCGATCACCCGGCCGCATCGTGGGCCACCATCACGACCGTCCTGCCCGCGGGAACGGCGCGGCTGCTCACCGACCCGTCACGCCTGCGCCAGGCACTCAGCCAGCTGCTGGGCGAGGTGCTCCTCACCACGCGACGCCGACTGACCGTCGCTCTCGTCACGGCCGACGATGGCGCGCTGCCTGCGGCCATCGAGATCCTCGCGGATGTGGACGGCCCCGTCGAATTCCTCGCCGACGCGCCAGCCCCGTTCCCGGCGCAGGGGTCCTGCGCCGAGCAGGCGCGCGCGCGAGGCGGCGATGGCCTCGGCCTCGCGCTGACGCACGTGCTCTGTGAAACGCTTGGGTGTCACCTGCAGGCAGCGGTGCCGACAGCGGGTGGCGGATGCGCGTTCCGCATCGTGCTTCCGGCGCCATCCAAGGCAGCCCGCCTCGCGGCCGAGTTTCCGGCTCAGCCCGGTCTGAACGTGTCCGGGAATGCCGGACGGGAGAACTCCGTCTTATAG
- a CDS encoding alanine racemase has protein sequence MPYGFTDIETPVPLVDLDRLAVNLDRMAAYAAMHQLALRPHVKTHKSARIAAEQMRLGAVGLTVATPRELQVMSEVTDDVFLAHPPLGAKIRRVLTFSDDVQLRVSLDSHFAIEALGAACRHSDRTIDVLVEVDFGMKRMGVADPSDVVRLAGAVRRQPGLRYRGVCFYPGHIRQPVNQQDGLIEILCGDLRGVLESLDHAGLAAEVVSGGSTPAAFRMHLIPGLTEIRPGTYVFNDRDTFTMGACAWDDCALTVLATVISDAVPGQVVIDAGVKALGREPIRAKDGGGYGAVLDHPEVSVARLSEEHGILDLSDSHWRPQVGEQVRIVPNHACIVTQQFDAMLGVRGDIVETWWHVGARGRHSPELAPAPLSI, from the coding sequence ATGCCCTACGGATTCACCGATATCGAGACGCCCGTCCCGCTGGTCGATCTCGATCGCCTGGCGGTGAACCTGGATCGCATGGCCGCCTATGCTGCCATGCACCAGCTCGCGCTCCGTCCACACGTCAAGACGCACAAGTCGGCGCGCATCGCCGCCGAGCAGATGCGGCTCGGGGCGGTCGGCCTCACCGTCGCCACGCCGCGCGAGCTCCAGGTCATGAGCGAGGTCACCGACGACGTCTTCCTCGCGCACCCGCCGCTCGGCGCCAAGATTCGTCGCGTCCTGACCTTTTCGGACGACGTCCAACTCCGCGTCTCGCTCGACTCGCACTTCGCGATCGAGGCCCTCGGCGCCGCCTGCCGGCACTCCGATCGCACCATCGACGTGCTCGTCGAGGTGGACTTCGGCATGAAGCGCATGGGTGTGGCCGATCCCAGCGACGTCGTCCGGCTGGCCGGGGCCGTCCGCCGCCAGCCCGGCCTCCGCTATCGTGGCGTCTGCTTCTATCCCGGCCACATCCGGCAGCCCGTCAACCAGCAGGACGGCCTGATCGAGATCCTCTGCGGCGACCTCCGTGGCGTGCTCGAATCGCTCGACCATGCCGGCCTCGCGGCCGAGGTCGTGAGCGGCGGCTCCACGCCGGCCGCGTTCCGCATGCATCTCATCCCCGGCCTCACCGAGATCCGCCCCGGCACCTACGTCTTCAACGACCGCGACACCTTCACCATGGGTGCCTGCGCCTGGGACGACTGCGCACTCACCGTCCTCGCCACCGTCATCAGCGATGCCGTTCCCGGCCAGGTGGTCATCGATGCGGGCGTGAAGGCCCTCGGCCGCGAACCGATCCGTGCCAAGGATGGCGGCGGCTACGGTGCGGTGCTGGACCATCCCGAGGTCAGCGTCGCCCGCCTCAGTGAGGAACACGGCATCCTCGACCTCAGCGACTCGCACTGGCGCCCGCAGGTCGGCGAGCAGGTGCGCATCGTCCCCAATCACGCCTGCATCGTCACCCAGCAGTTCGACGCCATGCTTGGGGTCCGCGGCGACATCGTCGAGACCTGGTGGCACGTCGGCGCGCGGGGCCGGCACAGTCCGGAGCTCGCCCCCGCGCCGCTCTCGATCTGA
- a CDS encoding glutamine synthetase III — MSSSNSPRTSALRAIATRPTQTENAGLPPRTSEYFGSLTFGARQMRAKLPPDVYAKLSASIRLGKKLDTDIAPVVAQTIKEWAMALGVTHFTHWFQPQTGSTAEKHDAFLSFDDAMTPLETFSAAQLIQSEPDASSFPSGGLRATWEARGYTAWNPASPVFIIETAGVKTLCVPSVFIGYNGEALDEMTPLLRSTDILSQKAIELLEVLGDTGVQRVYTTMGTEQEYFLIDRAFFAMRPDLVMGGRSLVGAPPPRGQQLEDHYFGGIPERVQACIAEVEHELYKLGVPITTRHNEVAPCQFEMAPHYEETDVAVDHNQMVMSVLRKVALRHGLQALLHEKPFAGINGSGKHCNWSLAIAASNPELNGFNLLKPGKTPHQNVRFLLFLAAVQKAVHKHAGLLRAGIATSGNEHRLGANEAPPAIISIFMGEMLTKVINEIADGKTGGKTAAQRMLDLGVNKLPEIAQDNTDRNRTSPFAFTGMKFEFRAVGSSQSIAFPVMLLNAAAAEAIADLTAKLKKLIKKSTSVDDAVLAVVSEAFRETRAVRFEGNGYSEAWVKEAAKRGLPNFRKTPEALEQLVTAQSRKTLTSLGILSEAELESRFHVRMERYVKDVMIELHTMKEMVDTLILPATLKYHGELSQAAAAAKAAGIKSIPQVVEANRIGDMIATLQSRRDVLGTVITKADGMHDELTAQAKLLTSKGTGAAESVREICDALEVIVDDSAWPLPKYREILFPV; from the coding sequence ATGTCATCGTCCAACTCCCCGCGCACCTCCGCCCTCCGGGCCATCGCCACCCGCCCCACCCAGACCGAGAATGCCGGCCTGCCGCCGCGCACCTCGGAGTACTTCGGCAGCCTGACCTTCGGCGCCCGGCAGATGCGCGCCAAGCTCCCGCCCGACGTGTACGCCAAGCTTTCCGCGTCCATCCGCCTCGGCAAGAAGCTCGACACCGACATCGCTCCCGTCGTCGCCCAGACGATCAAGGAATGGGCGATGGCCCTCGGCGTCACCCACTTCACCCACTGGTTCCAGCCGCAGACCGGCTCCACCGCCGAAAAGCACGACGCCTTCCTCAGCTTCGATGACGCCATGACGCCGCTGGAGACGTTCAGCGCGGCGCAGCTCATCCAGTCCGAGCCCGACGCCTCGAGCTTCCCGTCCGGCGGCCTCCGCGCCACCTGGGAAGCCCGCGGTTACACCGCCTGGAACCCCGCCAGCCCCGTCTTCATCATCGAGACCGCCGGCGTCAAGACGCTCTGCGTGCCCTCCGTCTTCATCGGCTACAACGGGGAGGCGCTCGACGAGATGACGCCGCTGCTCCGCAGCACCGACATCCTCTCGCAGAAGGCCATCGAGCTCCTCGAGGTCCTCGGCGACACCGGCGTGCAGCGCGTCTACACCACCATGGGCACCGAGCAGGAGTATTTCCTGATCGACCGCGCCTTCTTCGCCATGCGCCCCGACCTCGTCATGGGCGGACGCTCGCTCGTCGGCGCCCCGCCGCCGCGCGGCCAGCAGCTCGAGGACCACTACTTCGGTGGCATCCCCGAGCGCGTCCAGGCCTGCATCGCCGAGGTCGAGCACGAGCTCTACAAGCTCGGCGTGCCGATCACCACGCGGCACAACGAGGTCGCGCCATGCCAGTTCGAGATGGCGCCGCACTACGAAGAGACTGACGTCGCCGTCGACCACAACCAGATGGTCATGTCGGTGCTGCGGAAGGTCGCGCTCCGCCACGGCCTGCAGGCGCTGCTGCACGAGAAGCCGTTCGCCGGCATCAACGGCTCGGGCAAGCACTGCAACTGGTCGCTCGCCATCGCCGCCAGCAACCCGGAACTCAACGGCTTCAACCTGCTCAAGCCGGGCAAGACGCCGCACCAGAACGTGCGCTTCCTGCTCTTCCTTGCCGCCGTGCAGAAGGCCGTGCACAAGCATGCCGGCCTGCTCCGCGCCGGCATCGCCACCAGCGGCAACGAACACCGCCTCGGCGCCAACGAGGCCCCGCCGGCCATCATCTCCATCTTCATGGGCGAGATGCTCACGAAGGTCATCAACGAGATCGCCGACGGGAAGACCGGTGGCAAGACCGCCGCGCAGCGCATGCTCGACCTCGGCGTCAACAAGCTCCCCGAGATCGCGCAGGACAACACCGATCGCAACCGCACCTCGCCCTTCGCCTTCACCGGCATGAAGTTCGAGTTCCGCGCCGTCGGCTCGTCGCAGTCCATCGCCTTCCCCGTGATGCTGCTCAACGCCGCCGCCGCCGAGGCCATCGCCGACCTCACCGCCAAGCTGAAGAAGTTGATCAAGAAGTCCACCAGCGTCGACGATGCCGTGCTCGCCGTCGTCAGCGAGGCGTTCCGTGAGACCAGGGCGGTGCGCTTCGAGGGCAACGGCTACTCCGAGGCATGGGTGAAGGAGGCCGCGAAGCGTGGCCTGCCGAACTTCCGCAAGACGCCGGAGGCGCTCGAGCAGCTCGTCACCGCGCAGTCGCGCAAGACGCTCACGTCGCTCGGCATCCTCTCCGAGGCCGAGCTCGAGAGCCGCTTCCACGTGCGCATGGAGCGCTACGTGAAGGACGTGATGATCGAGCTCCACACCATGAAGGAGATGGTCGACACGCTCATCCTGCCGGCGACGCTCAAGTACCACGGCGAGCTGTCGCAGGCCGCCGCGGCGGCCAAGGCGGCCGGCATCAAGAGCATCCCGCAGGTGGTCGAGGCGAACCGGATCGGTGACATGATCGCCACCCTCCAGTCACGCCGCGATGTCCTGGGGACCGTGATCACCAAGGCCGACGGCATGCACGACGAGCTCACGGCCCAGGCCAAGCTGCTCACCAGCAAGGGCACCGGCGCCGCCGAGTCGGTCCGCGAGATCTGTGACGCCCTCGAGGTGATCGTCGACGACAGCGCCTGGCCGCTGCCGAAGTACCGGGAGATCCTCTTCCCCGTGTGA
- a CDS encoding YceI family protein → MQLRTIATAAAAAALVASPFAVRTATPVSAAGTTAFAPVTFTIDAAHSNVVFKVRHLGLSTVTGRFGSFEGSFQLDPATGAASSASLSINVASVSTDNERRDGHLKSPDFFAADSFPKITFTSTSIQKVGAKYKVNGNLTMRGVTRPVTLDAEVAGTRSTPQGWLAGVSMTGTVKRKDFGLMWDRVTEGVAVVSDDVQIAIDVEAKSAAPAPAR, encoded by the coding sequence ATGCAGCTCCGTACCATCGCAACGGCGGCCGCCGCCGCCGCGCTCGTCGCGTCGCCGTTCGCCGTCCGCACGGCCACGCCGGTGAGTGCCGCCGGCACCACCGCGTTCGCCCCGGTGACCTTCACCATCGACGCCGCGCACAGCAACGTCGTCTTCAAGGTCCGCCACCTCGGCCTCAGCACCGTCACCGGCCGCTTCGGTTCCTTCGAGGGCTCGTTCCAGCTCGATCCGGCCACCGGCGCCGCCAGCTCGGCCTCGCTCTCGATCAACGTCGCCAGCGTCAGCACCGACAACGAGCGTCGCGACGGCCACCTGAAGTCCCCCGACTTCTTTGCCGCCGACAGCTTCCCGAAGATCACCTTCACCTCCACCAGCATCCAGAAGGTGGGTGCGAAGTACAAGGTGAACGGCAACCTCACGATGCGTGGCGTGACCCGGCCGGTCACCCTCGATGCCGAGGTCGCGGGCACCCGCAGCACGCCGCAGGGCTGGCTCGCCGGCGTGAGCATGACCGGCACCGTCAAGCGCAAGGATTTCGGCTTGATGTGGGATCGTGTCACCGAGGGCGTCGCGGTCGTGAGCGACGACGTGCAGATCGCGATCGACGTCGAGGCCAAGTCGGCCGCCCCGGCGCCGGCACGCTGA
- a CDS encoding FKBP-type peptidyl-prolyl cis-trans isomerase, which yields MSTAEVHYTGWLADGTKFDSSRDRSETIRFTVGIGQVISGWDEGVKGMRVGGKRQLVIPPKLGYGDIGSAPAIPRMATLVFEIELIGLPPASPAGVR from the coding sequence ATGTCCACCGCCGAGGTGCACTACACCGGCTGGCTTGCGGACGGCACCAAGTTCGACAGCAGCCGGGATCGGAGCGAGACAATCCGGTTCACGGTGGGCATCGGCCAGGTCATCTCGGGCTGGGACGAGGGGGTGAAGGGGATGCGGGTGGGCGGGAAGCGGCAGCTGGTGATCCCGCCGAAGCTCGGGTACGGCGACATCGGCAGCGCGCCGGCGATTCCGCGGATGGCCACGCTGGTGTTCGAGATCGAGCTGATCGGGCTGCCGCCGGCGTCGCCGGCGGGTGTGCGGTGA